Proteins from one Candidatus Desulfatibia profunda genomic window:
- a CDS encoding mechanosensitive ion channel family protein — protein sequence MATAPAQSAKQDAATQETVANQSNGNAESPGIKPKVLDQAGESLGKNIDKLSRTASSKIGTWIEVETLAGITWLKLFFCLVLTFVVVAVERLLRWLVNAAIQKIPPEADAVSWRQHFLEALSRPLSLFVWSYGIYGALSPLYSHFKTPDGTNLVYMVAQKAADVGATIALFWFILRLVQILDVYLKKWAAGTESTLDDMLVPIVAKTLRLFIIVIGGIIVVQNLTGLKIGPLLASLGIGGLAVALAAKDSIANFFGTLTILFDKPFQVGQRITIDQYDGTVENVGFRSTRIRTLTGHLVTIPNEKLVNSSLENIGERPYIRWLTNIGITYDTPPDKIEKAVLMIREILDNHEGMKDDFPPRVYFNGFNDWSLNIMVVIWYHPPNYWDFQAWLQKTCLEIMRRFEAESIDFAFPSRTIYMANDDKRQLKMVMLKGQES from the coding sequence ATGGCAACCGCCCCGGCCCAAAGCGCCAAACAGGATGCCGCAACTCAAGAAACCGTTGCCAATCAATCCAATGGCAATGCCGAAAGCCCCGGCATAAAACCCAAGGTTTTAGATCAGGCCGGTGAAAGTTTAGGAAAAAATATCGATAAATTAAGCCGCACGGCTTCATCCAAAATCGGCACATGGATCGAAGTCGAAACTTTGGCAGGGATTACCTGGCTCAAACTGTTTTTTTGCCTGGTTTTGACCTTTGTGGTGGTCGCGGTTGAGCGGCTGCTGCGCTGGCTGGTCAATGCCGCGATTCAAAAAATACCTCCCGAAGCAGATGCTGTCTCATGGCGGCAGCATTTTCTTGAGGCCCTCTCCAGGCCGCTTTCCCTGTTTGTCTGGTCTTACGGCATTTATGGCGCCCTATCGCCCTTGTACAGCCATTTTAAGACACCCGACGGAACCAACCTGGTATATATGGTGGCGCAAAAAGCGGCCGACGTCGGCGCAACCATCGCCCTTTTCTGGTTTATCCTCCGCTTGGTACAAATCCTGGATGTGTACCTGAAAAAATGGGCGGCCGGTACTGAAAGCACCTTGGACGACATGCTGGTTCCGATTGTCGCCAAAACGCTGCGGCTGTTCATTATTGTGATCGGCGGCATCATTGTGGTTCAAAACCTTACCGGGCTCAAAATCGGCCCCCTGCTGGCGTCCCTGGGAATCGGCGGCCTAGCCGTGGCTCTGGCGGCCAAGGATTCCATTGCCAATTTTTTCGGAACCCTGACCATCCTGTTTGACAAACCGTTTCAGGTCGGGCAGCGGATCACCATCGATCAATACGACGGAACCGTTGAAAACGTTGGTTTCAGAAGCACCCGCATTCGGACATTGACCGGTCATCTGGTAACCATCCCCAATGAAAAGCTGGTGAACTCCTCTCTGGAAAACATCGGGGAGCGACCTTACATTCGATGGCTCACCAACATCGGTATTACGTATGATACGCCGCCGGACAAGATCGAAAAGGCCGTGCTCATGATCCGGGAAATTCTCGACAATCACGAAGGCATGAAAGATGATTTTCCGCCAAGGGTCTATTTCAACGGCTTCAATGACTGGAGCCTGAATATCATGGTGGTTATCTGGTATCATCCGCCCAATTACTGGGACTTTCAGGCCTGGCTCCAGAAAACCTGCCTTGAAATCATGCGCAGGTTCGAAGCCGAAAGTATCGATTTTGCGTTTCCGTCCCGCACGATCTATATGGCCAACGATGATAAACGCCAGCTCAAGATGGTGATGTTGAAAGGGCAGGAATCATAA
- the corA gene encoding magnesium/cobalt transporter CorA, which produces MEKFIKRTSKKAGAPPGTLVHIGEKREEKTQITLINYDAEQLQERVIDTIEEVFPLKELPTVTWINIDGLHQIDIIEKTGRYFNIHPLVLEDILNTGQRPKAQEFEDCIFVVLKMLYYNENLEETRGEQFSLVLGENYLISFQETHGDVFNTIRDRIRNPKTRMRKAGCDYLAYTLIDAIVDNYFIILETLGETIETLEDELLENPGRETLHTLHEMKREMIYMRKQIWPIREIINTLIKSESPLINESTRVYFKDIYDHTIQVIDTIESYRDFLAGMLDIYLSTVSNKMNEIMKVLTMIATIFIPITFIAGIYGMNFKYMPELEWRWGYFLLWGIIAVIVAIMIVFFKKRDWI; this is translated from the coding sequence ATGGAAAAATTTATAAAAAGAACCTCCAAGAAGGCGGGGGCTCCCCCGGGCACGCTGGTTCACATCGGAGAAAAGAGGGAGGAAAAAACACAAATCACCCTGATTAACTATGATGCGGAACAATTGCAGGAACGGGTCATCGACACTATTGAAGAAGTATTTCCGCTTAAAGAGCTGCCTACCGTCACCTGGATAAACATCGACGGGCTGCATCAGATCGACATCATCGAAAAAACCGGTCGATATTTCAACATCCATCCGCTGGTTCTGGAAGATATTTTAAATACCGGGCAGAGACCCAAGGCCCAGGAATTTGAGGATTGCATCTTTGTGGTTTTAAAAATGCTCTATTATAACGAAAATCTCGAAGAAACCAGGGGGGAGCAGTTCAGCCTGGTATTGGGAGAAAACTACCTGATATCATTTCAGGAGACGCACGGTGATGTCTTCAATACCATCAGAGATAGAATTCGTAATCCCAAAACCCGGATGCGCAAGGCCGGATGCGATTACCTGGCTTATACCCTGATCGACGCCATCGTGGATAACTACTTTATCATCCTGGAAACCCTCGGGGAAACGATTGAAACGCTGGAAGATGAGCTTCTTGAAAATCCCGGCCGCGAAACCCTGCACACCCTGCATGAAATGAAGCGTGAAATGATATACATGCGCAAGCAAATCTGGCCGATCCGCGAGATCATTAACACTTTGATCAAAAGTGAATCCCCTCTGATCAACGAGTCAACCCGTGTATACTTTAAAGACATTTACGATCACACGATTCAAGTGATCGATACCATCGAATCTTACCGGGACTTCCTGGCGGGCATGCTGGATATTTATCTTTCCACCGTGAGCAACAAAATGAACGAGATCATGAAGGTACTGACAATGATTGCCACCATCTTCATCCCCATCACGTTCATCGCCGGAATTTACGGCATGAACTTTAAATATATGCCGGAACTCGAATGGCGCTGGGGTTATTTTTTGCTCTGGGGCATCATTGCCGTCATCGTGGCGATAATGATCGTCTTTTTTAAAAAAAGGGATTGGATATAA
- the glgP gene encoding alpha-glucan family phosphorylase has product MKPKPSEFPNLPERLSGLEELADNLWWSWHPGARMLFKMLDRQAWKESGHNPDKLLREMPAEILEAAAGNEDYLRNYDVVLSQFRRYMANTTCQFLHFVPDPNTYAVAYFSAEYGLHRSLPFYAGGLGFLAGDHIKECSDLGVPLVAVGFMYPQGYLHQNIREDGWQEHIHETIDQNAASISRVFDDKNRQLVVRVPFIEPAIHVGIWKVPVGRVSLYLLDTDIEQNDPWNRGISARLYIGDIEQRLRQEIVLGIGGAEVLETLGIKHHLLHLNEGHAAFALLERIRDRVQQGMPYSQALEQVKNTTVFTTHTPVPAGHDVIPFYLMEKYFSAYWPALGLDRDSFLQLGIHPEQPHAGFNMTAFALRLAAFRNGVSRRHGEVSRRMWQSLWPQASESQVPIDHITNGVHVPTWIEPKIKRLFDTYLGPEWLPDHENPLVWELVEKIPDEELWRTHYWLKIKLIDAIRERSRRRWTQDRLSPSIVIAGGTLLDPSVLTIGFARRFATYKRADLIFYDMDRLKKLLNDRWRPIQIVFAGKAHPADDPGKRILQKVFNAARDPETGGRIAFVQDYGEQLAQYLVHGVDVWLNTPLPPLEASGTSGMKAALNGVPQLSIMDGWWIEGFNGQNGWTFGNHSVDGNRDAADAAEIYRILEDEIIPLYYDVSEDGVPGGWVKVMKNSIKSNAAKFSARRMVKEYLEKFYAKGLQNVTGVST; this is encoded by the coding sequence ATGAAACCTAAACCGAGCGAATTTCCAAATCTCCCCGAGCGCTTGAGCGGGCTTGAGGAGCTGGCCGATAATCTCTGGTGGAGCTGGCACCCCGGCGCCAGAATGCTTTTTAAAATGCTGGACCGCCAAGCCTGGAAGGAAAGCGGTCATAATCCCGACAAGCTGCTCAGAGAAATGCCGGCCGAAATTCTGGAGGCGGCCGCCGGCAACGAAGACTACTTGCGCAATTATGATGTTGTGCTCTCCCAATTCCGCCGGTACATGGCAAATACAACCTGTCAGTTTCTGCATTTTGTTCCGGATCCGAACACCTATGCGGTCGCCTATTTCAGCGCCGAATACGGGCTGCATCGTTCGTTGCCGTTTTACGCCGGCGGCTTGGGGTTTTTAGCCGGCGATCATATCAAGGAATGCAGCGATCTGGGTGTCCCGCTGGTGGCAGTCGGTTTTATGTATCCGCAAGGGTATCTCCATCAGAACATTCGTGAAGACGGCTGGCAGGAACATATCCACGAAACCATCGATCAGAATGCGGCCTCGATTTCCAGGGTTTTTGACGATAAGAATCGGCAACTCGTTGTCCGGGTTCCCTTTATCGAGCCCGCCATCCATGTGGGCATATGGAAAGTGCCGGTGGGGCGGGTTTCCCTGTATTTGCTGGACACGGATATCGAACAAAATGATCCCTGGAACCGCGGCATTTCGGCCCGTCTTTACATCGGCGACATCGAACAGCGCCTGCGGCAGGAAATCGTTTTAGGCATCGGCGGAGCTGAAGTGCTAGAGACCTTGGGGATCAAACATCACCTGCTGCATCTCAACGAAGGGCACGCCGCCTTTGCCCTTCTGGAACGCATTCGCGACCGGGTTCAGCAAGGAATGCCCTACTCCCAGGCCCTTGAACAGGTTAAAAATACCACCGTTTTCACCACGCATACCCCGGTTCCTGCCGGTCATGACGTTATCCCGTTTTATTTGATGGAAAAATATTTTAGCGCCTACTGGCCGGCTCTGGGGCTTGACCGCGACAGCTTCCTGCAACTGGGAATTCATCCCGAGCAACCGCATGCCGGTTTTAACATGACGGCGTTCGCCCTCAGGTTGGCGGCCTTTCGCAACGGTGTCAGCCGGCGGCACGGCGAAGTGTCCAGGCGCATGTGGCAAAGTCTCTGGCCGCAAGCCTCCGAGTCCCAGGTTCCCATCGATCACATCACCAACGGGGTACATGTCCCCACCTGGATTGAACCAAAAATTAAACGCCTTTTTGATACCTATCTGGGTCCCGAATGGCTGCCGGATCACGAAAATCCGCTCGTATGGGAGCTTGTTGAAAAAATTCCGGATGAAGAACTTTGGCGAACCCATTACTGGTTAAAGATCAAATTGATCGATGCAATCCGGGAGCGCTCTCGCCGGCGCTGGACCCAGGATCGCCTCAGCCCGTCCATAGTCATTGCCGGCGGAACCCTGCTTGATCCCTCGGTGTTAACCATCGGTTTCGCCCGGCGATTCGCCACCTACAAACGGGCCGACCTAATTTTTTATGACATGGATCGTTTGAAAAAGCTTCTAAACGACCGCTGGCGGCCTATCCAGATTGTCTTCGCCGGCAAGGCGCATCCGGCCGACGACCCGGGCAAACGCATTCTTCAAAAGGTGTTTAATGCCGCCCGTGATCCTGAAACCGGGGGGCGCATCGCCTTTGTCCAAGACTACGGAGAACAACTGGCGCAATACCTGGTCCACGGTGTGGATGTCTGGCTGAACACGCCGCTGCCGCCCCTGGAAGCCAGCGGTACCAGCGGAATGAAAGCGGCCCTCAACGGGGTGCCCCAGCTGAGCATCATGGACGGTTGGTGGATCGAAGGCTTTAACGGCCAAAACGGCTGGACCTTCGGTAATCATTCAGTCGATGGGAATCGAGACGCTGCGGATGCCGCCGAGATCTACCGCATCCTTGAAGATGAAATTATTCCGCTGTACTATGACGTATCCGAAGACGGGGTGCCTGGGGGCTGGGTCAAGGTTATGAAGAATTCCATCAAGAGTAATGCCGCCAAATTCTCCGCCCGGCGGATGGTCAAGGAGTACCTCGAGAAGTTCTATGCCAAAGGTCTTCAAAATGTTACAGGAGTATCAACATGA